Proteins co-encoded in one Theileria equi strain WA chromosome 3, complete sequence genomic window:
- a CDS encoding hypothetical protein (encoded by transcript BEWA_010800A), with protein sequence MSDYKRYKRDYYGRDHPSDSYKRYGSGRYNEERKYNSDNYRRVKDKYSHESDANMEDTSSPESSNRRYGTKEYERPSDHPHNSKYSKFKYNYYLQEGKTVDRSGYSRRRDHEKHISYDTDENPSSNENDKYSTIIVRTLDPDITEENVENAISDLAIRNGFSLPNLVNLKKLPNSTISGVYFGSDNSTHTPQILNEYSYTFGFEKIALVTFPSSSAATRFMESVKSRMLRICDKEYYVEFDTSISGYSKSVALANDSSVPDLNEIASLLQKRKLQSDWNCPSCRFLNFARRISCLSCGIPRPPDSVLESQNIATGIAAINQAQMLQSNISDISHWIVLKNVPGNSNPAELILRIIEIIPDSPQQLHKCIYVADPNSQTKRGFIFLNFLSSSPVEKYIANRGEKKSDLIKLGDSYHRMDTVRAREKHVAEELFKKIKFTSTRIYYEFDTLALGTTLISENYTKISNHKEHHSFKIKTTDIKTLEVVVNSSDAPSTTSNYFSTWVSDSIWVSTGKPDTASFVYDPSTDYFFDHKLSLYYDAASGYYMSLTGNYYIWDDQSSSLRIVNNEDITSPVPGPVEKNIGSTQKIGVPSNISGVIEAAMKVAQVSKENTQQISSVIEKKKDCIKTKRNILNFGETFTKGSVSDGECDMDLEDNSDEESSKIVHKISKDTNPKDDTIQEPKLKTLNICFVCIRTFDTDEDLHIHKRDSKYHQTLLSLTGA encoded by the coding sequence atgagTGACTATAAAAGATACAAAAGGGATTACTATGGTAGAGATCATCCGAGTGATTCGTACAAAAGATACGGAAGTGGCCGATACAATGAAGAGAGAAAATATAACAGTGATAATTATCGACGAGTTAAAGATAAATATAGCCATGAATCCGACGcaaatatggaagatacTTCTAGtccagaatcttcaaaTAGAAGATATGGAACTAAGGAATACGAAAGACCGTCCGATCATCCACACAACTCTAAATATTCTAAATTTAAGTATAATTATTATTTGCAGGAAGGCAAAACTGTTGATAGATCTGGTTATTCTAGACGTAGAGACCATGAGAAACATATATCCTACGATACAGACGAAAATCCCTCTTCAAACGAAAATGACAAGTATTCTACTATAATTGTTAGAACTTTAGATCCAGATATAACGGAGGAAAATGTGGAGAATGCCATATCTGATTTGGCAATACGAAATGGTTTTTCCCTCCCAAATTTGGTTAATTTAAAAAAACTGCCAAATAGCACAATATCTGGTGTGTATTTTGGTTCGGATAACTCAACACATACACCACAAATACTGAACGAATACTCTTACACCTTTGGATTCGAAAAGATTGCGTTGGTtacttttccatcatctaGCGCCGCTACAAGATTTATGGAATCAGTGAAGTCTAGAATGCTCAGAATATGTGATAAGGAATATTATGTAGAATTTGATACGTCTATTTCTGGTTATTCTAAATCAGTGGCTTTGGCGAATGATAGTTCGGTTCCGGATCTGAATGAAATTGCATCTCTCCTTCAAAAGAGAAAATTGCAATCCGACTGGAACTGTCCATCATGTAGATTTTTAAACTTTGCCCGGAGAATCTCATGTTTAAGTTGCGGAATCCCTAGACCACCTGATTCTGTGCTAGAAAGTCAGAACATTGCCACCGGGATTGCTGCAATAAATCAGGCTCAAATGCTCCAATCAAATATATCAGACATTTCTCATTGGattgttttaaaaaatgttcCTGGCAATTCTAATCCGGCGGAACTTATTTTACGGATTATAGAAATAATTCCAGATTCTCCGCAACAGTTGCACAAATGTATATATGTTGCTGATCCAAACTCTCAAACTAAACGGGGGTTTATTTTCTTAAACTTTCTTTCATCTTCCCCTGTGGAGAAATATATAGCAAATAGAGGGGAAAAGAAATCCGATCTCATAAAATTAGGTGATTCTTACCACCGCATGGACACAGTTAGGGCGAGGGAAAAGCATGTTGCAGAGGAATTATTTAAGAAGATAAAGTTCACTTCAACTAGGATTTACTATGAGTTTGACACATTAGCTCTAGGAACTACTTTGATATCTGAAAATTACACAAAAATATCGAATCACAAGGAACATCATTCGTTCAAAATAAAGACTACTGATattaaaactcttgaagTAGTTGTAAATTCCAGTGATGCTCCATCTACGACGTCGAATTATTTCAGTACCTGGGTCTCTGACAGCATATGGGTATCCACTGGAAAACCCGATACAGCATCTTTTGTATACGATCCAAGCACAGACTATTTTTTTGATCACAAGCTTAGCCTATACTATGATGCTGCCAGTGGCTATTACATGTCACTCACAGGCAATTACTATATTTGGGATGATCAATCTAGTTCCCTAAGAATTGTAAATAACGAGGATATTACGAGCCCAGTTCCTGGGCCCGTAGAAAAGAATATTGGTAGCACACAAAAAATTGGGGTTCCTAGTAATATTTCCGGTGTAATAGAAGCTGCCATGAAAGTCGCACAGGTGTCAAAGGAAAACACACAGCAAATATCCTCTGTAATAGAGAAAAAAAAGGATTGTATAAAAACTAAAAGGAACATTTTGAACTTTGGTGAAACTTTTACCAAGGGTTCAGTGTCTGATGGTGAATGTGATATGGATCTTGAAGATAattctgatgaagaatcatcaaaaattGTTCACAAAATATCCAAGGATACTAATCCGAAAGACGACACGATTCAAGAGCCTAAGCTTAAGACCCTTAACATCTGTTTTGTTTGTATTAGAACGTTTGACACAGATGAGGATCTTCATATTCATAAAAGGGACTCAAAATACCATCAAACCTTACTTTCACTAACTGGTGCCTAA
- a CDS encoding hypothetical protein (encoded by transcript BEWA_010810A) → MTQPASGAQHTHVSATYKLRTGNSDGSNIYNNLSNSEDSMVIILDLTPSAWAYGVSPIKHNENNRLYLQDMYNIIIGFLKSYAYMSINNRCCIIGTHNCGCSYFSKILYEGVLFSDWLPSCYDGEDVQDSLVETVTKRIWNEIVNFIEFGLDNPYKDAQLTSAISMGLLYLNRIEHCNIGTGKKIIIIDVSNAENYKSQYIGLMNIAFSASNLRITLNVCSLGNPSGILEQLGAITNAKYLLLSNVFQSETEVVNLGQAIFQLLTVTNYF, encoded by the exons ATGACTCAGCCAGCGTCTGGTGCTCAGCATACGCACGTATCTGCGACCTACAAATTACGTACGGGGAATTCAGATGGCTcaaatatttataataacCTATCTAATTCTGAGGATTCTATGGTAATTATACTCGATCTTACTCCCTCGGCATGGGCATATGGAGTATCCCCTATCAAACACAACGAAAACAACAGATTGTATCTCCAAGATATGTACAACATCATTATTGGATTCTTGAAATCCTATGCTTATATGTCTATTAATAACAGATGCTGTATTATTGGCACTCACAATTGCGGATG CTCTTATTTTAGCAAAATTCTCTATGAAGGTGTGCTTTTTAGTGATTGGCTTCCTTCTTGTtatgatggagaagatGTGCAAGATTCTCTGGTAGAAACAGTCACGAAGCGCATATGGAATGAAATTGTCAATTTTATAGAATTTGGCTTGGACAACCCCTATAAAGATGCACAATTGACCTCTGCGATCTCAATGGGCTTACTAT ATTTAAACCGAATCGAACATTGTAATATCGGCACTGGGAAAAAGATCATAATCATTGATGTTTCGAATGCGGAAAATTACAAATCGCAATACATTGGATTGATGAACATCGCATTTTCAGCATCAAACTTG AGGATAACATTAAATGTCTGTTCACTCGGCAATCCTTCC GGGATATTGGAACAACTTGGTGCAATAACAAATGCAAAGTATCTCTTACTTTCAAACGTGTTTCAATCGGAGACAGAAGTGGTGAATCTAGGCCAAGCCATCTTCCAACTTCTAACGGTAACAAATTacttttga
- a CDS encoding er lumen protein retaining receptor, putative (encoded by transcript BEWA_010820A) — translation MSMNIFRLAGDMCHIVSLILLVWKLKVSKNCLGISCRMLELYLMVFVCRYVDLFIYFISFYNTFMKILFILVTAYSIYLIRFRPPISQTYNRKIDKFSYEKYILGPVFVLALLTTKRYDFVDVLWTFSIWLESVAILPQLTMLYQQREVENITSHYVLTMGLYRGFYLINWIYRYLFESPSYICLVCWTAGFIQTALYVDFFYYFAKSKWYGKKLVLPFTGDV, via the exons ATGTCTATGAATATATTTCGCCTTGCTGGCGACATGTGCCACATTGTGAGCCTAATACTTCTCGTTTGGAAATTAAAAGTATCAAAGAACTGCTTGGGTATATCTTGTAGGATGCTTGAGCTTTATCTTATGGTCTTTGTTTGCAG ATATGTCGATTTGTTCATCTACTTTATCAGCTTTTATAACACATTTATGAAGATTTTGTTTATTCTAGTGACAGCATATTCGATTTACCTGATCAGATTCCGTCCACCCATTTCTCAAACATACAACAGGAAGATTGATAAATTCTCCTATGAAAAGTATATACTTGGACCTGTATTCG TTTTGGCCTTGCTGACAACCAAAAGATATGATTTTGTCGACGTGCTTTGGACATTTTCAATATGGCTAGAAAGTGTTGCTATATTACCACAGCTGACGATGCTTTACCAGCAGCGCGAAGTAGAAAATATCACTTCGCACTACGTTCTTACCATGGGATTATACAGGGGTTTCTATCTAATAAACTGGATTTATCGCTATCTCTTTGAGTCGCCTTCATATATCTGTCTCGTTTGTTGGACTGCAGGATTCATACAGACTGCGTTGTACGTGGATTTTTTCTACTATTTTGCAAAGTCCAAATGGTATGGTAAGAAGCTGGTGCTCCCCTTCACTGGAGATGTATAA
- a CDS encoding hypothetical protein (encoded by transcript BEWA_010830A), producing MAYCQLNLWLKVSKLNISRSKYTVSRSIYRLKCFVLESILDSFLFRKIFRSQVQATFREAVEGQNGALVILDWYIPNKLVKICSECGHFIPKTGGYTTNPMEVGGTHQVQESAVETDAPIGDANSSVRSSHSSSKLVALKTTISCPTLYDRDISSVSLLEGVIAELNEQLTSEENQLMNESVLKRESLSHKTFELTNAKVARGVVIIIGDMNVSYNVSFQQTSCNCANKCDNMDKKCEVCMKDYVGLNAEPPTIIATKCLIKDLLRLGFICINIHLNINLGMASEAYPGLIGLRSFPISLYSNVLVDLDCVLNRISERFPTSPLSFISVGFGANILMEYISLASSHRSFKTAPDMDQDANPSNLHSMFSKMNSTQNPQVGKLASLGEMRTNNTLTFNLNLKPETSDSNPSEFDKLQHFLQINDPVNTTDSNDIHIKDGFYMSKIVPDKKYSFLSNADPPNVPMQSDDYKTQDGSANGDISDRKNMNNTDDNMGNEDNKEFTVGTRVIFPHPLSCELSFNIKNISSVVCINLNLREHDNVLYNFTKINDYEDSCPYRKLCTSSLSSNLLQLLNQIKYTRKSSSTKRDQKLSCGHYGKEKNSGNLKKLFNRSGTRSATNKDSGALSIVEQTITRLHREYHNSYREMKKNTLTFINYGSMLFESMGIRSCADFKISILMTLKQRIEGLTQDIRGKSRITEIPIYNYTNRKISTCLRLGRTSFDSNRDRFIANIKRFPDYKISRYINGLINREYARNISNIKKNLECVSIPTLFLYSLDTSLFGWKDIDIFDVIKLVLYGDDHYNIYRNPNFVYYVCQSGGYSTFLTGLHPFPWFIGPTIEFLEEMTTKSFTF from the exons ATGGCATATTGCCAACTGAACCTGTGGCTTAAAGTTTCTAAACTCAATATTTCACGTTCAAAGTATACAGTTTCCAGATCAATATATCGTTTAAAGTGTTTTGTTTTGGAGTCAATCTTGGATTCTTTTTTGTTTCGTAAAATATTTCGCTCACAGGTGCAGGCAACATTTCGGGAGGCAGTTGAGGGTCAGAATGGCGCTTTAGTAATTTTGGATTGGTATATACCGAACAAATTAGTCAAAATTTGTTCGGAATGTGGACATTTTATACCTAAAACCGGTGGATACACCACCAATCCTATGGAAGTTGGTGGTACACATCAGGTTCAGGAATCGGCTGTAGAAACTGATGCGCCAATTGGAGATGCAAACAGTTCGGTTAGATCATCACATTCTAGTTCAAAACTTGTTGCATTAAAAACAACAATTTCCTGCCCTACTCTTTACGACCGTGATATTAGTTCGGTTTCCTTACTTGAGGGTGTTATTGCTGAATTAAATGAGCAATTGACATCTGAAGAGAACCAACTTATGAATGAGAGTGTTCTAAAAAGAGAAAGCCTTAGTCataaaacatttgaatTAACAAATGCCAAGGTTGCCAGAGGGGTTGTTATAATAATTGGTGATATGAATGTCTCATATAATGTTTCTTTTCAACAAACCTCTTGTAACTGTGCTAATAAATGTGATAATATGGATAAAAAATGCGAAGTTTGTATGAAAGACTACGTAGGATTAAATGCAGAACCGCCAACTATTATTGCAACAAAATGCTTGATTAAAGATTTGTTACGGTTGGGATTTATATGTATTAATATTCATCTCAACATAAATCTAGGGATGGCTAGTGAGGCATATCCAGGCTTGATCGGCCTCAGGTCATTTCCTATCTCGTTATATAGCAATGTACTGGTAGATTTGGATTGTGTTCTCAATAGGATTTCTGAAAGGTTTCCAACTTCCCCGTTGTCCTTTATAAGTGTTGGTTTTGGCGCAAATATAttaatggaatatatttcACTGGCGTCGTCTCACAGATCCTTTAAAACTGCACCAGATATGGATCAAGATGCAAACCCATCTAATTTGCACTCAATGTTCTCCAAGATGAACAGCACACAAAACCCCCAAGTGGGAAAGCTCGCATCGCTAGGTGAAATGCGGACGAATAACACTTTAACTTTTAATTTGAATCTGAAACCTGAGACATCAGATTCTAATCCTAGTGAGTTTGATAAATTACAGCACTTCCTTCAAATTAATGATCCTGTTAATACGACTGATTCTAATGATATTCATATTAAGGATGGATTCTATATGAGCAAAATCGTTCCAGacaaaaaatattcttttcTTTCAAATGCTGATCCTCCAAATGTACCTATGCAGAGTGATGATTATAAAACGCAAGATGGATCCGCAAATGGTGACATCTCTGATAGgaaaaatatgaataaTACAGATGATAATATGGGAAATGAGGATAATAAAGAATTTACAGTTGGAACAAGAGTTATTTTTCCACATCCCCTGTCATGCGAACTTTCTTTTAATATAAAGAACATTTCTTCCGTTGTATGTATCAATTTAAATTTAAGGGAACACGATAATGTACTGTACAACTTTACCAAGATCAATGATTATGAGGACAGTTGCCCGTACAGGAAACTTTGTACTTCTTCTTTAAGTTCTAATCTTTTGCAACTTTTAAATCAAATTAAATACACCAGGAAAAGTTCTTCCACTAAAAGAGATCAAAAGTTATCATGTGGCCATTATGGTAAAGAAAAGAATTCCGGAAATTTAAAGAAATTATTTAACCGATCGGGTACTAGGAGTGCTACCAACAAAGATTCGGGTGCCCTAAGTATTGTCGAACAAACTATAACACGTTTACATAGGGAATACCACAATTCATATAGagaaatgaagaaaaataccttgacatttataaattatgGTTCAATGTTATTTGAAAGTATGGGAATAAGGAGTTGTGCTGATTTCAAGATCTCAATTTTGATGACTCTGAAGCAAAGGATTGAAGGTTTAACACAAGATATTCGGGGGAAATCCAGAATTACGGAAATACCAATATATAATTACACAAACAGAAAGATTAGCACGTGTTTGAGGTTGGGAAGGACTAGTTTTGATTCTAACAGGGACAGATTTATAGCAAATATAAAGAGATTCCCAGATTATAAAATAAGCAGGTACATAAATGGTCTTATAAACAGAGAGTATGCGAGAAATATCAGtaatataaagaaaaaCCTTGAATGTGTATCAATTCCAACTTTATTTCTCTACTCTTTGGATACTTCACTTTTTGGTTGGAAAGACAtagatatttttgatgTCATCAAGTTAGTTTTATACGGTGATGATCATTACAACATTTATAGGAACCCTAATTTTGTATACTATGTTTGTCAAAGCGGAGGATACTCGACTTTTCTCACGG GACTACACCCCTTCCCCTGGTTCATTGGACCAACTATAGAGTTTTTGGAAGAAATGACTACTAAAAGCTTTACGTTTTAA
- a CDS encoding hypothetical protein (encoded by transcript BEWA_010840A), whose amino-acid sequence MGWDLVSGLIGGTSKDNTTSSCDDKVPPPPSGAFAPPPVPPRGLGSNVSKNPRDLTFNGFTPPPKATVDTSYDASDYSSYTFSDNYNSYTKKEGLVDRIVKNPRAHNCLESIKMGFKMGGAVGGIFGGITDWRYGELRFLFRMWNDSKMLDNVVKS is encoded by the exons ATGGGCTG GGACCTTGTTTCTGGTTTAATTGGAGGTACTAGTAAAGACAATACTACATCTTCTTGTGATGACAAAGTTCCACCTCCTCCAAGCGGAGCATTTGCTCCTCCTCCAG TGCCCCCAAGAGGATTGGGttcaaatgtttctaaAAATCCCCGAGATCTAACCTTTAATGGATTCACTCCTCCTCCAAAAGCGACAG TGGATACAAGTTATGATGCCAGCGATTACTCTAGTTATAC ATTCTCTGATAACTATAATTCATATACCAAAAAAGAGGGTCTCGTAGATAGAATCGTCAAGAATCCTAGAGCCCATAACTGTCTCGAAAGTATAAAGATGGGATTTAAAATG GGCGGTGCTGTTGGTGGTATTTTTGGAGGTATTACTG ATTGGAGGTATGGTGAGCTTCGGTTTCTTTTTAG GATGTGGAATGATAGTAAGATGTTAGATAATGTAGTAAAATCGTAA
- a CDS encoding proteasome subunit alpha type, putative (encoded by transcript BEWA_010850A) gives MSRRYDSRTTTFSPEGRLYQVEYALEAINNASLTIGVLCDHGVVLVADKPVSSKLLDPGKINEKLYKLDSHIFCAVAGLTADATVLINMCKLYAQRHRYSYGEAQDVEQHIIQICDLKQSYTQFGGLRPFGVSFLFAGWDSNLGFQLYHTDPSGNYSGWKATAIGMNSQSAQSILKQEWKNNLTLEDATKLAVKVLVKAMDSSSPQASKIEVGVLSKRDHTEAIPSVSMLSSEKIGAILKEIASDEGQKMLETAT, from the exons ATGTCTAGAAGGTACGATTCACGTACAACCACCTTTTCCCCTGAAGGTCGATTGTATCAAGTGGAATACGCACTTGAAGCTATAAATAATGCAAGCTTGACTATTGGAGTTTTATGTGATCACGGTGTAGTCTTGGTAGCAGATAAACCAGTTAGTTCTAAGTTGTTAGACCCTGGCAAGATCAATGAAAAATTGTACAAACTAGATTCTCATATATTTTGCGCAGTGGCTGGTCTCACTGCTGATGCTACTGTTTTAATCAATATGTGCAAACTCTACGCCCAGCGCCATAGATACTCATACGGAGAAGCACAAGATGTAGAGCAGCACATTATCCAAATTTGTGATCTTAAACAG AGTTACACACAGTTCGGTGGTTTAAGACCATTTGGTGTTAGCTTCCTTTTTGCTGGCTGGGATAGCAACCTTGGATTTCAACTATATCATACAGATCCGTCTGGTAACTACTCTGGATGGAAAGCAACTGCCATAGGCATGAACAGTCAATCGGCTCAATCCATACTCAAACAA GAATGGAAAAACAATCTTACGCTTGAAGATGCAACAAAATTAGCAGTGAAGGTCCTTGTTAAGGCTATGGACTCCTCTTCTCCTCAGGCTAGCAAGATAGAAGTGGGAGTGCTCTCGAAGAGGGATCACACCGAGGCCATCCCTTCTGTTAGCATGTTATCGAGTGAAAAGATCGGCGCTATCTTGAAGGAAATTGCAAGCGATGAAGGGCAAAAAATGCTTGAAACGGCCACATAA
- a CDS encoding proteasome subunit alpha type, putative (encoded by transcript BEWA_010860A), translating into MSYDRAITIFSPDGHLMQVEYAMEAVKRGGCVVGVKANDAVIIAAEKKLLTKLQDQGCNKKILQLDENVAIAFAGLNADARVLANKTRLECQRYKLNTDEPATVGYIAKYIARLQQKYTHRGGVRLFGVSLLIVGLDANGKPGLFQTEPSGIYSSWKAQSIGKNSKHVKEYLEKHYKENLTTEESLNLAIKALFEVVEVSAKNIEVAMLTPAGMKILEESTMQDIVDKLNQERATSN; encoded by the exons ATGAGCTATGATAGAGCTATAACAATTTTCAGTCCAGATGGGCACTTGATGCAAGTGGAATATGCAATGGAAGCAGTAAAAAGAGGAGGATGTGTTGTAGGCGTTAAGGCTAATGACGCCGTTATAATTGCTGCCGAAAAGAAATTGCTTACAAAATTGCAAGACCAAGG GTGTAACAAAAAAATACTACAATTAGACGAAAACGTCGCTATTGCTTTTGCGGGGTTAAATGCCGATGCAAGGGTCCTTGCCAATAAG ACGCGATTAGAATGCCAACGCTACAAACTTAATACTGACGAACCGGCAACAGTCGGATATATTGCTAAATACATCGCAAGATTACAGCAA AAATATACACACAGAGGAGGAGTCCGACTTTTTGGGGTCTCCCTCTTGATAGTTGGACTAGACGCAAACGGGAAGCCTGGGTTATTCCAGACGGAACCTTCGGGTATTTATTCCTCATGGAAAGCTCAATCTATTGGTAAAAACTCAAAG CACGTTAAAGAGTACCTAGAAAAACACTACAAAGAGAATTTAACTACCGAAGAATCTCTAAATTTGGCCATTAAAGCTTTGTTCGAAGTTGTTGAGGTCTCCGCTAAGAATATAGAGGTTGCGATGTTGACACCGGCTGGtatgaagattctggaagaAAGCACTATGCAAGATATTGTAGATAAACTAAATCAGGAGAGAGCAACTAGTAATTAG
- a CDS encoding hypothetical protein (encoded by transcript BEWA_010870A), with protein MEIFKKRKPSEFLELAGSLTCGLTVFEVVRNPRMADKFEYQNLQTSLNESGLRDEISCAICSGIVHKCVVIKTCLHRFCSSCIEKCVRIGLRECPKCRKHVPSRRFLKPDPIYDSIISRLIPNVKVFEELSDTIIMAINKGMKNDSTIEAIRSKFFNEDSKISIDSLNSVDESFNLREFSVTSIFDSKLYIKEIKQRRKAVLDSLPKTPPFDKLPYRLIAESNLPQVIPDLIYGDGTITLNHLSSYIKTMLDLPIDLKLLLRIKEKSSIPPPTATMNYLRNVACILSHETLSIYYSAETNN; from the exons ATGGAAATATTCAAGAAAAGAAAACCTTCTGAGTTCTTAGAGCTGGCTGGATCTTTAACATGTGGTTTGACCGTTTTTGAGGTTGTTCGTAATCCCCGCATGGCGGATAAATTCGAATACCAAAATCTGCAAACAAGCCTAAATGAGTCTGGGTTGCGAGATGAGATCAGCTGTGCTATTTGTTCTGGAATTGTTCATAAATGCGTTGTCATAAAAACGTGTTTGCATAGATTTTGTTCTTCTTGTATAGAGAAATGCGTTCGGATAGG GTTGAGAGAGTGTCCAAAGTGCAGGAAACATGTTCCTTCAAGAAGGTTTCTCAAACCTGATCCGATCTACGATTCCATCATCTCCAGACTCATACCAAATGTGAAG GTATTTGAGGAACTTAGCGATACTATAATTATGGCAATAAACAAAG GAATGAAAAATGATTCTACCATTGAAGCCATACGATCGAAGTTTTTCAATGAAGATTCGAAAATTTCAATAGATTCACTCAATTCTG TTGATGAAAGTTTTAACCTGAGGGAATTTTCAGTAACCAGCATATTTGACAGTAAATTGTATATTAAAGAAATCAAACAAAGGAGAAAGGCTGTTCTAGATTCACTACCAAAAACACCGCCGTTTGACAAGCTTCCATACAGACTAATCGCAGAATCTAATCTTCCACAAGTAATCCCTGACCTG ATTTACGGGGACGGGACAATAACTCTCAATCACCTATCTTCTTACATAAAGACGATGCTCGATCTCCCTATTGATCTCAAGTTATTGTTGCGTATAAAG GAAAAATCGTCCATACCTCCGCCAACTGCAACCATGAATTATCTGAGAAATGTG GCATGTATTCTATCACACGAAACTTTAAGCATCTACTATAGTGCAGAGACTAATAACTAG
- a CDS encoding hypothetical protein (encoded by transcript BEWA_010880A) has protein sequence MKKDKILDDIQIVETFSNCDSFDNLDRLGCGVHLTIPSGEIETKEFVKEIECHECSHSSLTNNTQSISTCKDIYCKMKISNLEAMVRLLEMQNSQLIVNMCALYNTMVQHIENLEKANK, from the exons ATGAAAAAGGACAAAATATTGGATGATATCCAGATAGTTGAGACGTTTTCAAATTGTGACTCCTTCGACAATCTAGATAGACTAGGTTGCGGTGTCCATTTGACGATTCCTAGCGGAGAGATAGAAACTAAAG AGTTTGTAAAAGAAATTGAATGCCACGAATGTAGCCACTCATCCTTGACGAATAATACACAGTCGATATCGACTTGCAAAGACATTTACTGcaagatgaaaatatcTAATCTAGAAGCAATGGTTAGATTACTAGAGATGCAAAACTCTCAACTTATCGTAAATATGTGTGCCTTATACAATACCATGGTACAACACATCGagaatttggaaaaggcaAACAAATAA